One region of Mucilaginibacter gotjawali genomic DNA includes:
- a CDS encoding sensor histidine kinase has translation MDKTEKRISLYSSLLIGLLMCSPKFMAFRGQGIIAHFWHFNLAELILQVAFNVGFCYFLFYLNLRDANAGLTVESAKTQAGRYLFNAILLLVSCLLCGVIQRQLFMSDQPRGIYWTGYLSRFFLSALFAGILIKIILLMRQSKQKDKENNLLKTAYLEAELGLLKEQLNPHFLFNSLSSLSGIVREDPQMAQHFINHLSKIFRYALAGQNDHLVVVAEELTMIKSYEQLLKMRFEKAFRLETNIEKHYLNYTLPHLTLQPLLENAAKHNSASITKPLKVYIYTEGDYMVVKNNLQEIAEPENSTGIGLANLNSRFRILMHKEIEIEKTKDSFIVKLPLKK, from the coding sequence ATGGACAAAACCGAAAAGCGGATCTCCTTGTATAGTTCATTACTCATTGGGTTACTGATGTGCAGCCCAAAGTTTATGGCATTTCGCGGGCAGGGCATCATTGCTCATTTCTGGCATTTTAACCTTGCGGAACTTATCTTACAGGTTGCCTTTAATGTGGGTTTTTGTTATTTCCTGTTTTATTTAAATCTGCGGGATGCTAATGCCGGACTAACTGTCGAATCTGCAAAAACACAAGCAGGGCGGTACCTTTTTAATGCTATACTCCTGCTGGTAAGTTGTTTGTTATGCGGTGTAATTCAACGGCAGCTTTTTATGAGTGACCAGCCCAGGGGCATTTACTGGACAGGATACCTGAGCCGCTTTTTTTTGAGCGCCTTATTTGCAGGTATCCTCATCAAAATCATATTGCTGATGCGCCAAAGCAAACAAAAGGATAAGGAAAATAACCTGTTAAAAACGGCGTATCTTGAAGCGGAGCTGGGATTGCTTAAAGAACAGCTTAACCCGCATTTTTTGTTCAACTCGCTTAGCAGTTTATCTGGTATTGTGCGCGAGGATCCCCAAATGGCGCAGCATTTTATCAACCACCTTTCAAAAATATTCAGGTATGCGCTGGCCGGGCAAAATGATCACCTGGTTGTTGTTGCCGAAGAATTAACGATGATAAAATCGTACGAACAGCTGTTGAAAATGCGTTTTGAAAAAGCTTTCCGGCTGGAAACGAATATCGAAAAACATTACCTTAATTATACCCTTCCGCATCTGACGTTGCAGCCACTGCTTGAAAATGCAGCCAAACACAACTCAGCATCAATAACAAAACCGTTAAAGGTTTATATTTATACTGAAGGGGATTATATGGTGGTAAAAAACAACCTGCAGGAGATTGCCGAACCTGAAAACAGCACGGGAATTGGGCTCGCCAATTTAAACAGCCGTTTCCGTATCCTGATGCATAAAGAAATTGAAATAGAAAAAACGAAAGACAGTTTCATTGTTAAATTACCGCTGAAAAAATGA
- a CDS encoding LytR/AlgR family response regulator transcription factor codes for MSSLRVVIIEDEPVSARNLAHLLNKLDDSIAIKTILGSVEESVKWFNNAENNFDLVFMDIRLADGLSFDIFKLANVSKPVIFVTAYNDYAIQAFKNNGIDYILKPFDDEEVEQALRKFNNLTSMPVKSGGNLNYEQLINQLNENARPYKKSFLVHFRDKLIPLETEKIAWFYTANELVYAHTIDSRQYIVDFTMEQLEQQLDMNRFFRANRQFIVNRKEITEVAFYFNGRLVVKIKPEPPENIIISKARSPEFKSWMNK; via the coding sequence ATGAGTTCATTACGTGTAGTCATTATTGAAGACGAACCTGTAAGCGCGCGCAACCTTGCGCACCTGTTAAATAAATTAGATGATTCCATCGCTATAAAAACAATACTGGGCAGTGTGGAGGAATCCGTTAAATGGTTCAATAATGCCGAGAACAATTTCGACCTTGTTTTTATGGATATAAGGCTTGCGGACGGCTTGTCATTTGATATTTTCAAACTGGCAAATGTTTCAAAACCGGTAATATTTGTAACCGCGTACAACGATTATGCCATACAGGCTTTTAAAAACAATGGCATCGATTACATTTTAAAGCCTTTTGACGATGAAGAAGTGGAACAGGCGCTACGTAAATTTAACAACCTTACCTCAATGCCTGTTAAATCCGGGGGCAATTTAAACTATGAGCAACTGATCAACCAGCTTAACGAAAATGCAAGGCCTTATAAAAAATCATTCCTGGTGCATTTTCGCGATAAATTGATCCCGCTTGAAACGGAAAAAATAGCCTGGTTTTATACAGCTAACGAACTGGTTTATGCCCATACCATTGACAGCAGGCAGTATATCGTTGATTTCACCATGGAACAACTGGAGCAACAACTGGATATGAACCGGTTCTTCAGGGCAAACCGTCAATTTATTGTTAACCGGAAAGAAATAACCGAAGTCGCTTTTTATTTTAACGGTCGTTTAGTTGTAAAAATAAAACCGGAGCCGCCTGAAAATATTATCATCAGCAAAGCCCGCTCGCCCGAATTTAAAAGCTGGATGAACAAGTAA
- a CDS encoding sterol desaturase family protein, protein MRQYAGPYKLWILAFLLVLVLAEIAWSWKNDKKVYDIKETFSNLSVFAGFQLSKILFTGYQLAVLGFFTRIAPFSLPRNSWVFLLTFITADFLYYWFHRISHSWKPLWAFHQVHHSAMHMNLTSAYRLNWLSAVISPIFFIPAALSGMPADFIVISYVLNLAYQFFLHTEVVGKMGIMEKIIDTPSSHRVHHGSNPIYIDKNFGGVLIIWDRLFKTYQPETEKPNYGLTTGFMSYNPFVLVFKGFVELFSGKMKLKS, encoded by the coding sequence ATGAGACAATATGCAGGGCCATACAAGTTATGGATATTAGCATTTTTATTGGTGCTGGTTTTAGCCGAGATCGCCTGGAGCTGGAAAAACGATAAGAAGGTTTATGATATAAAAGAAACGTTTTCGAATTTATCCGTTTTTGCGGGATTCCAGCTTTCTAAGATTTTATTTACCGGCTACCAGTTAGCGGTCCTCGGATTTTTCACCCGGATAGCGCCATTTAGCTTACCACGGAATTCCTGGGTATTTTTGCTGACATTTATCACAGCCGATTTTTTGTACTATTGGTTTCACAGAATCTCACATTCCTGGAAACCGCTATGGGCATTTCACCAGGTACACCATTCGGCCATGCACATGAACTTAACATCGGCATACCGGTTAAACTGGCTATCGGCCGTTATAAGCCCGATATTTTTTATCCCGGCCGCTTTGTCAGGCATGCCGGCTGATTTTATTGTGATTTCCTACGTCCTCAACCTTGCTTATCAGTTTTTTCTGCATACCGAGGTAGTCGGTAAAATGGGGATCATGGAAAAAATTATCGATACGCCTTCTTCACACAGGGTACACCATGGCAGCAATCCAATTTACATTGATAAAAATTTTGGCGGGGTGCTCATCATTTGGGACAGGCTTTTTAAAACCTATCAACCCGAAACCGAAAAACCAAATTATGGGCTCACCACGGGGTTTATGAGTTACAACCCATTTGTGCTCGTTTTTAAAGGCTTTGTGGAATTGTTTTCGGGTAAAATGAAACTCAAAAGTTAA
- a CDS encoding zinc dependent phospholipase C family protein, with translation MPKKKIPLRYILILFIFVSFMPKPAKAYSVLTHEALIDASWKKSILPLLKQKFPAAADSDLVKAHAYAYGGALIADMGYFPFGSVYFTNLAHYVRSGDFVENLLSESQNLNEYAFALGSLCHYMADKYGHSLATNHVVPIVYPEMKERFGPVVTYDEDHTSHSRVEIAFDVLETARGNYASQNYHDFIGFEVAKPVLERAFLKTYGQDINTIFGNLDLTISTFRWSVKSLLPMVTRTAWLLKKNEIKKSNPSANERTFHYHMKRKAYYKEFGSSRQKPKFKERVLAFIIRFLPKIGPLKALKFKPVGPEGEKLFIRSFDTVITQYDDVLNKLQNRTVDLKDMDYDTGQPTMPGEYGLADKTYVELLDKLQDNKFMEMTQPLQQNLLNFYNKADTVQLALKYPSEWKKTSLALQELKAATPIQMDSLKNIKGVYYKLNEPAVQPVNVNDGKIKSKPIPASEQPKVN, from the coding sequence ATGCCGAAGAAAAAAATACCCCTCAGATACATATTGATCCTGTTTATATTTGTATCATTTATGCCAAAGCCTGCGAAGGCGTACTCTGTATTAACCCATGAGGCATTGATTGATGCCAGCTGGAAGAAAAGCATTTTACCTTTATTGAAACAGAAATTTCCGGCGGCGGCCGATAGCGACCTTGTAAAGGCCCATGCATATGCTTATGGTGGCGCGTTGATCGCAGATATGGGCTATTTCCCTTTTGGTAGTGTTTATTTTACCAACCTTGCACATTACGTACGCAGCGGCGACTTCGTTGAAAACCTTTTATCTGAATCGCAAAACCTTAATGAATATGCATTTGCGTTGGGTTCCTTATGCCACTATATGGCGGATAAATATGGGCACTCACTGGCAACCAACCATGTTGTGCCTATTGTTTACCCCGAAATGAAAGAAAGATTTGGCCCGGTAGTAACCTATGATGAGGATCATACTTCGCATAGCCGGGTTGAAATAGCATTTGATGTACTTGAAACTGCCCGGGGTAATTATGCATCACAAAACTACCATGATTTTATTGGTTTTGAAGTTGCAAAACCCGTGCTTGAACGGGCGTTTTTAAAAACCTATGGGCAGGATATCAATACGATTTTTGGAAACCTTGATCTTACTATATCAACTTTCCGGTGGTCTGTAAAAAGTTTGTTGCCCATGGTAACACGCACGGCCTGGCTGTTAAAGAAAAACGAAATAAAAAAATCTAACCCAAGCGCTAACGAAAGGACTTTTCATTACCACATGAAAAGAAAAGCGTATTACAAGGAGTTTGGCTCCTCAAGACAAAAGCCAAAATTTAAAGAAAGGGTATTAGCGTTTATTATTCGCTTTTTGCCTAAAATAGGCCCCCTTAAAGCTTTGAAATTTAAACCGGTTGGGCCGGAAGGTGAAAAATTATTTATCCGCAGTTTTGATACGGTAATTACCCAATATGACGATGTATTGAACAAGTTGCAAAACAGAACAGTAGATTTAAAGGACATGGATTATGACACGGGCCAACCCACCATGCCCGGAGAATATGGCCTGGCTGACAAGACCTATGTTGAACTGCTTGATAAACTGCAGGACAATAAATTTATGGAAATGACCCAGCCCCTGCAGCAAAATTTACTCAATTTTTATAACAAAGCCGATACCGTTCAATTGGCCCTTAAGTACCCCTCGGAATGGAAGAAAACTTCGTTGGCATTACAGGAACTTAAGGCCGCCACACCAATTCAAATGGACAGTTTGAAAAATATTAAAGGCGTATATTATAAATTAAATGAACCAGCGGTGCAGCCTGTTAATGTAAACGACGGCAAAATAAAATCGAAACCTATACCGGCATCCGAACAGCCAAAAGTAAATTGA
- a CDS encoding S9 family peptidase has translation MKKLLAIILLCSGALYAFSQQIKKPFSPADILKEKTLSDSRVSTDNKWVVYSLSEVDTAKDKSITHLWMQSLTGNESIQLTYGFESATSPQWSPDGKYISFLSERESKNGSQIWLMDRRGGEATKLTAVKGDLNGYEWSPDAKKLLLVIKDAEDKDKDKDKDKDDEKTPLPIRIDSYHFKQDMEGYLHHLHTHLYLFDLDTKKLDTLTKGNTDEQTPEWSPDSKLIAFVSNRTADPEKNDNSDIFTIEARAKGQITQLTTWKGHDINPKWSPDGKFIAYLRSTSDAAYMMYDQDMLCMMDADGKNSKTLTLEMDRPVATPAWSKDGKTIAFTVTDDRKTYLAQYSLVNKKISTLNIGDYGIATENPVNATNWVVEMSTPYLPTELYAAEGGKLKRLTHHQDWLNNIKLAHVEGFSSTSKDGTKVSGLLYTLDSTKSKKLPFILYIHGGPVAQDDYTFDDIRQTLACEGYAVAAVNYRGSNGRGLDYCKAIYADWGHKEVIDLLGAVDELVKEGVADPDHLGIGGWSYGSISTDYTIATDTRFKAAVAGAGSALQTTMYGSDEYVLQYDNELGPPWKSQEKWISLSYPFFHADRIKTPVLFMSGLKDFNVPTAGSEQMYMALKQQNIPAELILYPNQYHEFTVPSYQVDRLKRYIGWYNKYLK, from the coding sequence ATGAAGAAACTTTTAGCCATTATCCTTCTTTGTTCAGGCGCACTTTATGCTTTTTCGCAGCAAATTAAAAAGCCCTTTAGTCCTGCGGATATTTTAAAGGAAAAGACCCTTAGCGATTCCAGGGTATCAACTGATAACAAATGGGTGGTTTATAGTCTATCAGAAGTGGATACTGCAAAAGATAAAAGCATAACCCACCTTTGGATGCAAAGTTTAACCGGTAACGAGTCCATCCAGCTGACCTACGGTTTTGAGTCAGCTACGTCACCGCAATGGAGTCCTGATGGTAAGTATATTTCATTCCTTTCTGAGAGGGAATCAAAAAATGGCTCACAAATCTGGCTGATGGACCGACGCGGAGGCGAAGCCACCAAACTAACTGCGGTTAAAGGTGATCTGAATGGCTATGAATGGTCCCCTGATGCAAAAAAACTGCTTTTGGTTATCAAGGATGCAGAAGATAAGGATAAAGACAAGGACAAAGACAAAGATGATGAAAAAACACCTTTGCCTATCCGTATTGATAGTTACCATTTTAAACAGGATATGGAAGGGTACCTGCATCACCTGCATACGCATTTGTATCTTTTTGATTTGGATACGAAGAAGCTGGATACCCTTACCAAAGGAAATACCGATGAGCAAACCCCGGAATGGTCGCCGGATAGTAAACTGATCGCTTTTGTAAGCAATCGCACAGCCGACCCGGAAAAGAACGATAATTCGGACATATTTACGATTGAAGCCAGGGCAAAAGGGCAGATCACACAGCTTACCACCTGGAAAGGGCACGATATTAACCCCAAATGGAGTCCTGATGGCAAGTTTATTGCTTACCTGCGCTCAACAAGCGATGCAGCTTATATGATGTACGACCAGGATATGCTGTGTATGATGGACGCCGACGGGAAAAACAGTAAGACGCTGACACTTGAAATGGATCGCCCGGTAGCAACCCCCGCCTGGAGCAAAGATGGTAAAACGATTGCGTTTACTGTAACTGACGACCGAAAGACTTACCTGGCACAGTATAGCCTTGTAAATAAAAAAATAAGCACACTCAACATTGGCGATTATGGTATTGCCACAGAAAATCCGGTTAATGCAACAAACTGGGTGGTTGAAATGAGTACGCCGTACCTGCCGACTGAACTTTATGCTGCTGAAGGCGGCAAATTAAAAAGGCTTACCCATCACCAGGATTGGTTAAATAACATTAAACTGGCTCATGTTGAAGGGTTTAGTTCGACAAGCAAAGATGGCACAAAGGTGTCGGGTTTACTCTATACTTTGGATAGTACAAAGTCGAAAAAACTTCCCTTTATACTTTATATCCATGGTGGGCCGGTAGCGCAGGACGATTATACTTTTGATGATATCCGTCAAACCCTGGCCTGCGAAGGTTACGCAGTTGCGGCGGTAAATTACAGGGGCAGCAATGGCAGGGGGCTTGATTATTGTAAAGCCATTTATGCCGACTGGGGGCATAAGGAAGTTATTGACCTCCTGGGCGCTGTTGACGAACTGGTTAAAGAAGGCGTGGCCGATCCTGATCATTTAGGCATTGGCGGCTGGAGTTATGGCAGTATTTCAACAGATTACACCATTGCGACCGACACGCGTTTTAAAGCAGCGGTAGCAGGAGCGGGGAGCGCCTTGCAAACTACGATGTACGGCAGCGATGAATATGTATTGCAATATGATAACGAACTTGGCCCGCCATGGAAAAGCCAGGAAAAATGGATTAGTTTATCGTATCCATTCTTCCATGCCGACAGGATCAAAACACCTGTATTGTTTATGTCGGGGTTGAAAGATTTTAATGTACCAACTGCAGGCAGTGAGCAGATGTATATGGCATTGAAACAACAGAACATCCCTGCAGAGCTCATTCTTTATCCAAATCAATACCATGAGTTTACTGTTCCGAGCTACCAGGTGGATCGTTTAAAACGCTACATCGGCTGGTATAATAAATATTTGAAATAG
- a CDS encoding RagB/SusD family nutrient uptake outer membrane protein — MKKLNKLYIGVLGMLLVFSACNKDLNLKPYQQLDQSQAILTAQDVQITLVGAYNRAGLSDLYGGGVFFYPDLMATQTTIDWHGTFQQLTQMTNQQIPNDNSFVNSLWLDAYEVINQANNVIANLDKVAAGDKERVEGEAKFLRGLTYFDLARIFGKTWNDGDPTVNPGVPIVTTPTTVISTSSYVARSSVSQVYQQAITDLTTAEAKLPADNSYSASSFSAAAILARLYLQKGDYANAATEATKVISSGNYSLNKTYAAEFPYPNQTAVHVDNTSEDVFAIQVTSQQGVNGLNTYFASSNDGGRGDVHVVPSFLSNFESGDARAGMFQYDDPTDPTSTLRCHKFDNVDGNVHIIRLAELYLIRAEANLRKGGTPTGDSPVNDIKVIRGRAGLTTPATVTVNDVLNERVRELAFEGGFFFHDAKRLGQTIGTLPFNSDKLVFPIPLQDINANPNLKQNPGY; from the coding sequence ATGAAAAAACTTAACAAATTATATATTGGGGTTTTAGGCATGCTATTGGTATTTAGTGCCTGCAACAAAGATCTGAATCTTAAACCCTACCAGCAACTTGACCAGAGCCAGGCAATACTTACCGCCCAGGATGTACAGATCACCCTTGTGGGGGCCTATAACCGTGCCGGATTATCGGACCTTTATGGCGGCGGCGTATTCTTTTATCCCGACCTCATGGCCACGCAAACCACCATTGACTGGCACGGCACCTTCCAGCAATTAACCCAAATGACCAACCAGCAAATACCAAATGATAATAGTTTTGTAAACAGCCTGTGGCTTGATGCTTATGAGGTGATTAACCAGGCTAATAATGTAATAGCCAACCTGGATAAAGTGGCAGCCGGCGATAAAGAAAGGGTGGAAGGAGAGGCTAAATTTTTACGTGGCCTGACCTATTTTGATCTTGCCCGGATTTTCGGCAAAACATGGAATGATGGCGATCCAACCGTAAATCCGGGTGTGCCTATCGTGACCACACCTACAACAGTAATAAGCACATCTTCCTATGTGGCACGGTCATCGGTTTCGCAGGTTTACCAGCAGGCCATTACTGATCTTACTACTGCAGAAGCAAAACTACCGGCTGATAACAGTTATTCTGCAAGCAGCTTTTCCGCTGCAGCAATACTTGCCCGTTTGTACCTGCAAAAAGGTGATTATGCAAACGCGGCAACAGAGGCAACCAAAGTAATAAGTTCGGGTAACTATTCCCTTAACAAAACTTATGCCGCTGAATTTCCCTATCCAAACCAAACCGCAGTGCACGTTGATAACACATCCGAAGATGTATTTGCCATACAGGTAACTTCCCAACAGGGTGTAAATGGATTAAATACCTACTTCGCTTCATCCAATGACGGTGGCCGTGGAGATGTACACGTCGTACCGAGCTTTCTGAGTAATTTTGAGAGTGGCGATGCCCGGGCTGGAATGTTTCAGTATGATGACCCTACGGATCCTACCTCAACCCTAAGGTGCCATAAATTTGATAACGTGGATGGCAACGTCCACATTATCCGGCTGGCAGAGTTATACCTCATCAGGGCCGAAGCTAATTTACGAAAAGGCGGCACTCCAACAGGTGACTCACCGGTTAATGATATAAAAGTGATCAGGGGCAGGGCCGGTTTAACCACACCTGCCACAGTTACTGTTAACGATGTGCTGAACGAAAGGGTGAGGGAGCTGGCTTTTGAAGGCGGTTTCTTTTTCCATGATGCAAAAAGGCTGGGCCAAACCATCGGGACGCTACCTTTTAACTCAGATAAACTTGTATTCCCGATACCATTGCAGGATATTAATGCCAATCCAAATCTGAAACAAAACCCGGGGTATTGA